The following coding sequences are from one Elusimicrobium minutum Pei191 window:
- a CDS encoding anhydro-N-acetylmuramic acid kinase yields the protein MSKRFSLGLMSGTSADGLTITLVNNKPFRTLRTKTYKYPAKLQQKILTARDFNASQISELSFELGKQYANSVKKFLKETKKDIKDIFVVGSHGQTITHNPCAKTPNTLQIGEPAFMSAMGLKVVYNFRVKDMVLGGQGAPLVPFFDQYIFGKSEPKILLNIGGIANLSVTGKGVKTFGFDTGPGNSLMDTVMQSAAHKSFDRNGAVAAKGKANEKIIKKILKHKYFSKAPPKSLDKGDFENNFLNKYFGTVNKNNLHDVMATLNILTARTITLAVRRFVLNKTAAKEIVVSGGGALNKTLLENISLLLPELKVHVSDFYGIDPMAKESAAFALMATLALQEKTNHCPEATGAKQKTILGSICL from the coding sequence ATGTCTAAACGCTTCTCCCTCGGACTCATGAGCGGCACCAGCGCTGACGGCCTTACTATAACATTAGTTAATAATAAGCCGTTTAGAACACTCCGTACAAAAACTTATAAATACCCCGCCAAACTGCAGCAAAAAATTCTTACCGCGCGGGATTTTAACGCGTCCCAAATTTCCGAACTCAGCTTTGAACTTGGCAAACAATACGCAAACAGCGTAAAAAAATTCCTTAAAGAAACAAAAAAAGATATTAAAGATATTTTTGTCGTAGGTTCACACGGGCAGACAATCACTCATAACCCTTGCGCAAAAACGCCTAATACGCTGCAAATAGGCGAGCCGGCTTTTATGTCCGCGATGGGGCTTAAGGTGGTTTATAACTTTAGGGTAAAGGATATGGTTTTAGGTGGGCAGGGCGCGCCGCTTGTGCCTTTTTTTGACCAATATATTTTTGGCAAAAGCGAACCTAAAATTTTACTTAATATAGGCGGCATAGCAAACTTATCCGTAACGGGAAAAGGGGTAAAAACATTCGGCTTTGACACGGGGCCGGGCAATTCTCTTATGGATACCGTTATGCAATCGGCGGCGCACAAAAGCTTTGACCGTAACGGAGCCGTCGCCGCAAAAGGCAAAGCAAACGAAAAAATAATTAAGAAAATTTTAAAGCATAAATATTTTAGCAAAGCTCCGCCGAAATCTTTAGATAAAGGCGACTTTGAAAACAATTTTTTAAATAAATATTTCGGCACAGTTAACAAAAATAATTTACATGATGTAATGGCAACTCTTAACATTCTTACCGCGCGGACAATAACGCTTGCCGTGAGACGTTTTGTTTTAAACAAAACCGCCGCAAAAGAAATTGTCGTCAGCGGTGGCGGAGCTTTAAATAAAACTCTTTTAGAAAACATTTCTTTACTTTTGCCTGAGCTAAAAGTGCACGTAAGTGATTTTTACGGCATAGACCCTATGGCAAAAGAAAGCGCCGCCTTTGCTTTAATGGCAACACTGGCATTGCAAGAAAAAACAAACCACTGCCCTGAAGCGACCGGAGCTAAACAAAAAACAATACTTGGGAGTATATGCCTATGA